CGCGGCAGCCGGGACAGATGGTATCTGCGTTGCTTGGGCTGACACGCGGAAGGGATTAATCAGCTCGGCAAATCCCCAGCGCCGCGTGATATTTATAGCTCCCCGCCGGGGCCTGGGGCCGCTCGCCTGGGCACCCCCGGGGTCccggtgctgcgggggggggctgtgaccccCAGGGTCTCACCGCCACACGTCACTCCGCTCCCTCCAGTGAACATCCTGACCGCCGTGGCCCTGTCCCGCCTGGCCACGAGGACCAAGAAGTCGTCGTACTGGTACCTGCTGGCCCTGACCGCCTCCGACATCCTCACCCAGGTCTTCATCGTCTTCGTGGGCTTCATCCTGCAGACAGCCATCCTGGCGCGGGCGGTGCCCAGTGCCTTCATTCACACCGTCAACGTGTTGGAGTTCACGGCCAACCACGCTTCCATCTGGGTCACCGTCCTGCTGACCGTGGACCGCTACGTGGCCCTCTGCCACCCGCTGCGGTACCGTGCTGTCTCTCACCCGCGGCGCACCCACAAGATCATCGCGGGCGTCTTCGCCGCGGCGCTGGCCACGGGCGTCCCCTTCTACTGGTGGCTGGACGCGTGGCGTGACGCCGACCCCCCCACCGCCCTGGACAGGGTGCTCAAGTGGGTGCACTGCGTCACTGTCTACTTCTTGCCGTGCGGCATCTTCCTGGCCACTAATTCCGTCATCATCCTCAAGCTGAAGCGGCGAAGGCTCTcggggggcggccggccccgCCTGAGCAAGACCATGGCCCTCCTCCTGGCCGTCACCACCGTCTTCATCATCCTCTGGGCTCCCCGGACCATCGTAATGATCTGTCACCTCTACGTGGCCTCGGTCAAGAGGGACTGGCGCGTGCACCTGGCCTTGGACGTTGCCAACATGGTGGCCATGCTCAACACCACCCTCAACTTCTTCCTCTACTGCTTCGTCAGCCGGACCTTCCGCCGCGCGGTGGGCGAGGTGCTCCGGGCCCACCTCCGCCACGGCCCCCCGCCTGGCGGCGCCCGCTCCCCACCCGCAGCCCTGAAGCCCCTGGAGCTGCTCCCTGGCACAGCCCTCGGAGCTGGGACCGCTGCCCGCCGGGGCGATGCTCGGCTGGGGGTCCCGGTGCTCACCCGGCATGCGGCGGGACCACCTCTCCTCCATAAACCGCTGTGCTGAGACCA
Above is a window of Opisthocomus hoazin isolate bOpiHoa1 chromosome 21, bOpiHoa1.hap1, whole genome shotgun sequence DNA encoding:
- the GPR142 gene encoding putative G-protein coupled receptor 142; protein product: MVPVPNSTVAAWASEAAQPEPERSPCVVGIFPVVYYSVLLGLGLPVNILTAVALSRLATRTKKSSYWYLLALTASDILTQVFIVFVGFILQTAILARAVPSAFIHTVNVLEFTANHASIWVTVLLTVDRYVALCHPLRYRAVSHPRRTHKIIAGVFAAALATGVPFYWWLDAWRDADPPTALDRVLKWVHCVTVYFLPCGIFLATNSVIILKLKRRRLSGGGRPRLSKTMALLLAVTTVFIILWAPRTIVMICHLYVASVKRDWRVHLALDVANMVAMLNTTLNFFLYCFVSRTFRRAVGEVLRAHLRHGPPPGGARSPPAALKPLELLPGTALGAGTAARRGDARLGVPPPPVLPPVTPVTPLGEPPCKAVAPVTPAAAQHEGAASPTGCEGGGS